A single window of Methanobrevibacter sp. TMH8 DNA harbors:
- the comA gene encoding phosphosulfolactate synthase, whose product MKCFEFLLPKRTEKPRNKGLTMVLDKGLGYETAKCLMEIAGDYVDLLKFGWGTIIVHDKEIIKRKVEMYKSFDIIPYTGGTLFEIAYNNKKIDEFFKEAKDIGFEAIEISDGSTDMKEDEKLEFIKRAKKEGFYVLSEVGKKDPVVDAKISLDRRIELVNAELKAGSDKVIIEAREGGKNIGIFDKNGIAKEEEVDYLKKHIPEENIIWEAPNKDQQVYFILKLGKEVNLGNISSDDITSLETIRRGLRGDTLNKI is encoded by the coding sequence ATGAAATGTTTCGAATTTTTACTTCCAAAAAGAACAGAAAAACCACGAAATAAAGGACTAACCATGGTTCTAGATAAAGGTCTTGGATATGAAACTGCAAAATGTTTAATGGAGATAGCTGGAGATTATGTTGATCTATTGAAATTTGGTTGGGGAACAATCATTGTTCATGATAAAGAAATAATCAAAAGAAAAGTAGAAATGTATAAATCATTTGATATTATTCCATATACTGGTGGAACTTTATTTGAAATAGCTTATAACAACAAAAAAATTGATGAATTTTTTAAAGAAGCTAAAGATATTGGTTTTGAAGCTATTGAAATTTCTGATGGTTCAACTGATATGAAAGAAGATGAAAAATTAGAATTTATAAAAAGAGCTAAAAAAGAAGGATTCTATGTTTTATCTGAAGTTGGAAAAAAAGATCCTGTGGTAGATGCAAAAATTAGCCTAGATAGAAGAATAGAGTTAGTAAATGCAGAATTAAAAGCAGGGTCTGACAAAGTAATTATTGAAGCTAGAGAAGGTGGAAAAAACATAGGTATCTTTGATAAAAATGGAATAGCTAAAGAAGAAGAAGTAGACTACCTTAAAAAACATATTCCTGAAGAAAATATAATTTGGGAAGCACCTAACAAAGATCAGCAGGTTTATTTTATTCTAAAGCTTGGAAAAGAAGTTAATCTTGGAAATATTTCATCAGATGACATAACTTCTCTTGAAACCATTCGAAGAGGCTTACGTGGAGATACATTAAATAAAATTTAA
- a CDS encoding pyruvate kinase alpha/beta domain-containing protein, translating into MEKSITYFEKPGKENTDNLIEIVKERLVDSDIKYVAIASVSGSTALKLGDALDSIGIGDKINIINVTHHAGFKEKNKLEINGSIIEKLEDKGIVTFAGSHALSGVGRGISNKFGGVTPVEIIAETLRMFSQGIKVCGEITIMLADAGLIPVDEEILAIGGRANGSDSAAIITPANMTNVFDMRIHEILAMPRD; encoded by the coding sequence ATGGAAAAATCAATAACATACTTTGAAAAACCTGGAAAAGAAAATACAGATAATTTAATTGAAATTGTTAAGGAAAGATTAGTAGATTCTGATATTAAATATGTAGCTATTGCTTCAGTTTCTGGATCAACTGCTCTTAAATTAGGAGATGCTCTTGATTCAATTGGAATTGGGGATAAAATAAATATTATAAATGTGACTCATCATGCTGGATTCAAAGAGAAAAATAAACTTGAAATTAATGGTTCAATAATAGAAAAATTAGAAGATAAGGGAATTGTAACTTTTGCTGGTTCTCATGCATTGAGTGGTGTTGGAAGAGGAATTTCAAATAAATTTGGAGGTGTTACTCCTGTTGAAATTATAGCTGAAACACTTAGAATGTTTTCACAAGGGATTAAAGTTTGTGGAGAAATAACTATAATGTTAGCTGATGCAGGTCTCATTCCTGTTGATGAAGAAATTTTAGCTATTGGTGGTAGGGCAAATGGTTCAGATTCTGCAGCTATTATAACTCCAGCAAACATGACTAATGTTTTTGACATGAGAATCCATGAAATATTAGCTATGCCTAGAGATTAA